One window of Nocardioides dongkuii genomic DNA carries:
- a CDS encoding RidA family protein encodes MPHLFIDPPELPQVDLYHQVSVAAPGRLVHVAGQVAVDAHGQVVGEDDLAAQTEQCYLNLAAALAAAGATFDDVVKVTVYLVDWTPGKLASYLDGVNRAAERLGSDSLLQAPLTGIGVAALANPSLLVEVEVVAVVE; translated from the coding sequence ATGCCCCACCTGTTCATCGATCCCCCCGAGCTCCCCCAGGTCGACCTGTACCACCAGGTCTCCGTCGCCGCGCCGGGCCGCCTCGTCCACGTCGCCGGTCAGGTGGCCGTCGACGCGCACGGCCAGGTGGTGGGCGAGGACGACCTCGCGGCCCAGACCGAGCAGTGCTACCTCAACCTGGCCGCCGCCCTCGCCGCCGCAGGGGCCACCTTCGACGACGTGGTCAAGGTGACCGTGTACCTCGTCGACTGGACGCCGGGGAAGTTGGCGTCCTACCTCGACGGCGTCAATCGAGCAGCCGAGAGGCTGGGGAGCGACTCCCTCCTGCAGGCGCCGCTGACCGGCATCGGCGTGGCCGCCCTGGCCAACCCGTCCCTGCTGGTCGAGGTCGAGGTCGTCGCCGTGGTCGAGTGA
- a CDS encoding CU044_5270 family protein, which produces MTTTGTQHQQLLHDLRELAPAPAPGGVPDDARARIETVLLATIEEASRPQRARGTQRLALLGPGVLVAACLAAIAALLTVSVVGTSSDAPSAEPLPVLADPGAVRALHGLAAAASTTPTPTVREDQFTYVRLTVIENEGHYGGGPELGAPHEREVWQSQVEAATKDQGLIREYGQDWPIVGAGAPAGRYRPTYRWISTLPRDPDELISELASHQDPESPQTSAQHVFETIGNLILEDLVPPDVAGTLLQAVTKLPGVELVEQAEDAIGRTGFGISRTDEFSGITAVWIFRPGSPMPLGARSYFAGPASAPDEVTLFGVSAVLERGVVDRIGVRPGAGDPMPA; this is translated from the coding sequence ATGACCACCACCGGCACCCAGCACCAGCAGCTGCTGCACGACCTGCGCGAGCTCGCGCCCGCCCCGGCGCCCGGCGGCGTACCGGACGACGCCCGCGCGCGCATCGAGACCGTCCTGCTCGCGACCATCGAGGAGGCGTCACGCCCGCAGCGCGCCCGCGGGACCCAGCGCCTGGCCCTCCTCGGCCCGGGCGTCCTGGTCGCCGCCTGCCTCGCGGCCATCGCTGCGCTCCTGACAGTGTCGGTGGTCGGCACCTCGTCCGACGCGCCGTCCGCCGAGCCCCTGCCGGTGCTGGCCGACCCCGGCGCCGTGCGCGCTCTCCACGGGCTCGCCGCGGCCGCCTCCACGACACCGACCCCCACGGTCCGCGAGGACCAGTTCACCTACGTCCGCCTCACGGTCATCGAGAACGAGGGCCACTACGGCGGGGGACCCGAGCTCGGCGCTCCGCACGAGCGCGAGGTCTGGCAGTCCCAGGTCGAGGCCGCCACCAAGGACCAGGGGCTGATCCGCGAGTACGGGCAGGACTGGCCCATCGTGGGGGCCGGCGCACCGGCCGGCCGCTACCGGCCTACCTACCGGTGGATCTCCACGCTGCCGCGCGATCCCGACGAGCTCATCTCCGAGCTCGCCAGCCACCAGGACCCGGAGTCGCCCCAGACCTCCGCGCAGCACGTCTTCGAGACGATCGGGAACCTCATCCTCGAGGACCTCGTGCCGCCGGACGTCGCCGGCACGCTGCTCCAGGCCGTGACCAAGCTCCCCGGCGTCGAGCTCGTCGAGCAGGCCGAGGACGCGATCGGGCGGACCGGCTTCGGCATCTCCCGCACCGACGAGTTCTCCGGCATCACGGCGGTGTGGATCTTCCGCCCCGGCTCCCCGATGCCGCTCGGCGCGCGGTCGTACTTCGCGGGTCCCGCCTCCGCGCCCGACGAGGTCACGCTGTTCGGCGTCTCCGCGGTCCTCGAGCGCGGCGTCGTCGACCGGATCGGCGTCCGCCCCGGCGCCGGTGACCCGATGCCTGCCTGA
- a CDS encoding RNA polymerase sigma factor, with product MEPEQETRALRQQLRDGDADAFTTLYRAHVDRVYRLAASLCGDGSHAEDVTAETFLTAWKIRATIADSGDPLAPWLLAIAARQALNVVRGRRRQIGFVARHGHRFETATADIAEEVSTRLDDAELLARTRAALDRLERREVEVLVLCVWSGLSTRAAADALGVAEGTVRSRLSRARRRLRVLAGEEPTAPGHHRSPALSSRTTAPVRPTA from the coding sequence GTGGAGCCTGAGCAGGAGACGCGCGCGTTGCGCCAGCAGTTGCGAGACGGCGACGCGGACGCGTTCACGACCCTCTACCGCGCGCACGTGGACCGGGTGTACCGCCTCGCGGCGAGCCTCTGCGGCGACGGGTCGCACGCGGAGGACGTGACAGCCGAGACGTTCCTGACCGCGTGGAAGATCCGGGCGACGATCGCCGACAGCGGTGACCCGCTCGCCCCGTGGCTGCTCGCGATCGCCGCCCGGCAGGCGCTCAACGTCGTCCGCGGCCGCCGACGCCAGATCGGGTTCGTGGCGCGCCACGGGCACCGCTTCGAGACCGCCACGGCGGACATCGCCGAGGAGGTCTCCACCCGGCTCGACGACGCCGAGCTCCTGGCGCGCACCCGCGCCGCCCTCGACCGCCTGGAGAGGAGAGAGGTCGAGGTCCTCGTCCTCTGCGTCTGGTCCGGGCTCAGCACCCGGGCCGCGGCGGACGCGCTCGGGGTGGCCGAGGGCACGGTCCGGTCCCGGCTCTCCCGTGCCCGCCGACGCCTGCGCGTCCTGGCCGGCGAGGAACCCACCGCGCCCGGCCACCACCGGTCCCCCGCCCTGTCATCGCGGACCACCGCCCCGGTCCGTCCCACCGCCTAG
- a CDS encoding TetR family transcriptional regulator: protein MTEKSSPAPRDKAATQRRILDAAIAEFAARGLSGARVDRIADAAGANKRMIYVYFGNKEELFDHVVAEALQRLIDAVPLVPEDLPSYAGAMFDALMDDPSAFRLSMWRQLERPTATTAESRSYAEKQDALRQLADGPEATAVAGLSPSTCLALVLAIAQTWHLTSPALQDQLPPRAVLREAVVESVRRITAP from the coding sequence GTGACCGAGAAGAGCTCCCCCGCGCCTCGGGACAAGGCGGCGACCCAGCGGCGGATCCTCGACGCGGCCATCGCCGAGTTCGCCGCCCGGGGCCTCAGTGGTGCCCGGGTGGATCGGATCGCCGACGCCGCGGGCGCCAACAAGCGGATGATCTACGTCTACTTCGGCAACAAGGAGGAGCTCTTCGACCACGTGGTCGCCGAGGCGCTCCAGCGCCTGATCGACGCGGTCCCGCTGGTCCCCGAGGACCTGCCGTCCTACGCCGGCGCGATGTTCGACGCCCTGATGGACGACCCCTCGGCCTTCCGGCTCAGCATGTGGCGCCAGCTCGAGAGGCCGACGGCGACCACGGCGGAGAGCCGGTCGTACGCCGAGAAGCAGGACGCCCTGCGGCAGCTGGCCGACGGCCCGGAGGCGACCGCGGTGGCCGGACTGTCGCCGAGCACCTGCCTGGCCCTCGTCCTCGCCATCGCCCAGACCTGGCACCTCACGTCCCCGGCCCTGCAGGACCAGCTCCCCCCGCGGGCCGTCCTGCGCGAGGCGGTCGTGGAGTCGGTGCGCCGGATCACCGCGCCGTAG
- a CDS encoding SDR family NAD(P)-dependent oxidoreductase, with the protein MATRFTDQTVLITGATGALGAALSHAFHAEGAHVILGARNREAGERLAQQLGERATAVTLDVTDEQAWVDAIARAEAVAGPVTVLINNAAHLEVGTVEGVPVEAWRAVIDTNLTGSFLGIRSVAPGMERAGGGSIVNISSIAGLHAAPGLVAYSSSKWGLRGLTRTAAAELARKNIRVNAVHPGIIDTPLAYDPTTHEELVPVGGLAIPRQATTAEIAEYVLFVASEDASFSTGSEFIADGGFALGPVA; encoded by the coding sequence ATGGCCACGAGATTCACCGACCAGACCGTCCTGATCACCGGCGCCACCGGGGCGCTGGGAGCAGCCCTGAGCCACGCCTTCCACGCCGAGGGCGCGCACGTGATCCTCGGCGCGCGGAACCGGGAGGCGGGGGAGCGCCTCGCGCAGCAGCTCGGGGAGCGCGCCACCGCCGTCACGCTGGACGTGACCGACGAGCAGGCGTGGGTGGACGCGATCGCCCGTGCCGAGGCGGTCGCAGGTCCCGTGACCGTCCTGATCAACAATGCGGCCCACCTCGAGGTCGGAACCGTCGAGGGGGTCCCGGTCGAGGCCTGGCGGGCGGTGATCGACACCAACCTGACCGGGTCGTTCCTCGGCATCCGCTCGGTCGCCCCTGGCATGGAGCGGGCCGGCGGCGGCTCGATCGTCAACATCTCCTCGATCGCCGGGCTGCACGCCGCCCCGGGGCTCGTGGCCTACTCCTCGAGCAAGTGGGGACTGCGCGGCCTGACCCGCACGGCGGCGGCCGAGCTGGCGCGCAAGAACATCCGCGTCAACGCCGTCCACCCCGGGATCATCGACACGCCGCTGGCCTACGACCCGACCACCCACGAGGAGCTGGTCCCGGTCGGCGGCCTCGCCATCCCCCGTCAGGCGACCACGGCCGAGATCGCCGAGTACGTCCTCTTCGTCGCCTCCGAGGACGCCTCGTTCTCGACCGGCTCGGAGTTCATCGCCGACGGCGGCTTCGCCCTCGGGCCCGTCGCCTGA
- a CDS encoding SDR family oxidoreductase, with product MTTWFITGTSSGFGRHLTELLLERGDTVAATLRRPDTLAALQDHHGDRLWVRALDVTDTAALRRVVDEAFADLGTIDVAVSNAGYGLFGAAEELADHEIARQLDTNVLASIQLARAFVPHFRRQGAGRILQLSSLGGQVGFPGMSAYHASKWAIEGFYEAFGPEVAPFGIQTTLVEPGMARTEFAGRSAVAGRDPRYDDAGVLRVGAVPREAMPGDPRKMAQAMIDVTEREQQPARLALGSDAYAMIRAALEDRIAALDAQREIALSTDADDVLSA from the coding sequence ATGACCACCTGGTTCATCACGGGAACCTCGAGCGGCTTCGGCCGCCACCTCACCGAGCTGCTGCTGGAACGGGGCGACACCGTCGCGGCCACGCTCCGGCGACCCGACACGCTCGCCGCGCTGCAGGATCACCACGGCGACCGGCTGTGGGTGCGCGCCCTCGACGTCACCGACACCGCCGCCCTGCGGCGGGTCGTCGACGAGGCCTTCGCAGACCTCGGCACCATCGACGTCGCGGTCTCCAACGCCGGCTACGGGCTCTTCGGTGCAGCCGAGGAGCTGGCCGACCACGAGATCGCCCGCCAGCTCGACACCAACGTCCTCGCCTCGATCCAGCTCGCGCGCGCGTTCGTGCCGCACTTCCGGCGCCAGGGTGCGGGACGGATCCTGCAGCTCTCGAGCCTCGGGGGCCAGGTCGGCTTCCCGGGGATGTCGGCCTACCACGCCTCGAAGTGGGCGATCGAGGGCTTCTACGAGGCCTTCGGTCCGGAGGTCGCGCCGTTCGGCATCCAGACCACCCTGGTGGAGCCCGGGATGGCCCGGACCGAGTTCGCCGGCAGGTCCGCCGTCGCGGGCCGCGACCCCCGGTACGACGACGCCGGCGTCCTCCGCGTCGGTGCCGTCCCGAGGGAGGCGATGCCCGGTGACCCGCGGAAGATGGCGCAGGCCATGATCGACGTGACCGAGCGGGAGCAGCAACCGGCTCGCCTGGCCCTGGGCTCGGATGCCTACGCGATGATCCGCGCGGCGCTCGAGGACCGGATCGCCGCCCTCGACGCGCAGCGCGAGATCGCGCTGTCCACCGACGCCGACGACGTGCTCAGCGCGTAG
- a CDS encoding amino acid ABC transporter ATP-binding protein: MIEVEGIEKSFGERRALRGISFTARRGTATVLVGPSGCGKTTVLRSLNVLETPDAGRVRIGEAAVDFDALPRDKAVRRREIAALRSRSGMVFQSHNLFPHKTVLGNLIEGPVQVQGRPREEAEADARVLLERVGLAGREHAYPAQLSGGQQQRVGIARALALRPEVLLLDEPTSALDPELVGEVLAVVRDLAEEDWTLVIVTHEIRFARDVADQVLVLDEGLIIERGSAEVLTDPLEERTRRFLSRVLDAG, translated from the coding sequence CTGATCGAGGTCGAGGGGATCGAGAAGTCCTTCGGCGAGCGCCGCGCGCTCCGCGGGATCAGCTTCACGGCCCGCCGCGGCACCGCCACGGTGCTGGTCGGGCCCTCGGGCTGCGGCAAGACGACCGTGCTGCGGTCGCTCAACGTGCTGGAGACCCCCGATGCCGGCCGCGTGCGGATCGGCGAGGCGGCCGTCGACTTCGACGCGCTCCCCCGCGACAAGGCGGTACGCCGACGCGAGATCGCCGCGCTGCGCTCCCGCAGCGGCATGGTCTTCCAGTCCCACAACCTCTTCCCCCACAAGACCGTGCTCGGCAACCTGATCGAGGGACCGGTGCAGGTGCAGGGCCGCCCGCGCGAGGAGGCCGAGGCCGACGCCCGCGTCCTGCTGGAGCGGGTCGGCCTCGCCGGCCGCGAGCACGCCTACCCCGCCCAGCTCTCCGGCGGGCAGCAGCAGCGGGTCGGGATCGCCCGTGCCCTCGCGCTGCGTCCCGAGGTGCTGCTGCTCGACGAGCCGACCTCCGCGCTCGACCCCGAGCTCGTCGGCGAGGTGCTCGCCGTCGTCCGCGACCTCGCCGAGGAGGACTGGACGCTCGTCATCGTCACCCACGAGATCCGCTTCGCCCGCGACGTCGCCGACCAGGTGCTGGTGCTCGACGAGGGCCTCATCATCGAGCGCGGCAGCGCCGAGGTGCTCACCGATCCGCTCGAGGAGCGCACCCGCCGGTTCCTGTCGCGGGTGCTGGACGCGGGCTGA
- a CDS encoding ABC transporter substrate-binding protein/permease, with protein MRTDPAPAYVVRVLLLLALACGLVAATGSPATADETSGSDGERRVVRVGTEGTYPPFTYVDPRTGDLTGYDIEVMEAIAEEAGWELDFTQASFDALFPALDAGRIDVIANQVTINPEREARYLFTAPYTYSRGVIVTAAGDDDITTLADLEGRTTAQSETSNWAQVARDAGARVQSVEGFAPAVELLVQGRVDAIVNDNIAVLDYLASTGSDEIEIAGEAGGEVSEQALVFAQSDQALRDEADRALQAITADGTLAELSEEYFGADVSVPDGGEVDVEGSDRGRSRWQVLEDAAWPMLRGALVGTLPLTAISFLGGLLIALATALARLSGIRALDLPARAYVSIIRGTPLLVQLFIVFYGLPQVGLKLPGFTAACLALSLNVGGYGAEIIRASILSVPRGQFEAATTIGMDYWQGMRRIVLPQAARIAVPPLSNTLLSLVKDTSLVSVVLVPELFREAQLAASLSTEYLPLYALAALYYWVICFLISLAQGPLERRLGRYVR; from the coding sequence ATGCGGACCGACCCCGCGCCGGCGTACGTCGTCCGCGTGCTGCTGCTCCTCGCCCTCGCGTGCGGGCTGGTGGCGGCCACCGGGTCGCCGGCGACCGCCGACGAGACGAGCGGCAGCGACGGCGAGCGGCGCGTCGTCCGGGTCGGCACCGAGGGCACCTACCCGCCGTTCACGTACGTCGACCCGCGCACCGGCGACCTCACCGGCTACGACATCGAGGTGATGGAGGCGATCGCCGAGGAGGCCGGCTGGGAGCTGGACTTCACCCAGGCCTCCTTCGACGCGCTCTTCCCGGCGCTGGACGCGGGCCGGATCGACGTGATCGCCAACCAGGTGACGATCAACCCCGAGCGCGAGGCGCGCTACCTCTTCACCGCGCCCTACACCTACTCCCGCGGCGTCATCGTGACCGCCGCCGGCGACGACGACATCACCACGCTCGCGGACCTCGAGGGCCGCACGACCGCGCAGTCGGAGACCAGCAACTGGGCGCAGGTGGCGCGGGACGCCGGCGCGCGGGTGCAGTCGGTCGAGGGGTTCGCGCCCGCCGTCGAGCTGCTCGTGCAGGGCCGCGTCGACGCGATCGTCAACGACAACATCGCGGTGCTCGACTACCTCGCCTCCACCGGCTCCGACGAGATCGAGATCGCCGGCGAGGCCGGCGGGGAGGTCAGCGAGCAGGCCCTGGTCTTCGCCCAGTCCGACCAGGCGCTGCGCGACGAGGCGGACCGGGCGCTGCAGGCGATCACCGCCGACGGCACCCTCGCCGAGCTCTCCGAGGAGTACTTCGGCGCCGACGTGTCGGTGCCCGACGGCGGCGAGGTCGACGTCGAGGGCTCCGACCGGGGCCGCAGCCGGTGGCAGGTGCTGGAGGACGCCGCCTGGCCGATGCTGCGCGGTGCGCTGGTCGGCACCCTCCCGCTCACCGCGATCAGCTTCCTCGGCGGCCTGCTGATCGCGCTGGCCACCGCCCTGGCCCGGCTCTCCGGGATCCGCGCCCTCGACCTCCCGGCGCGGGCCTACGTCTCGATCATCCGCGGGACGCCGCTGCTGGTGCAGCTCTTCATCGTCTTCTACGGGCTGCCGCAGGTCGGGCTCAAGCTGCCGGGCTTCACCGCCGCGTGCCTCGCGCTCAGCCTCAACGTCGGTGGGTACGGCGCCGAGATCATCCGCGCCTCGATCCTCTCGGTGCCGCGCGGCCAGTTCGAGGCGGCGACCACGATCGGCATGGACTACTGGCAGGGCATGCGGCGGATCGTGCTGCCGCAGGCCGCGCGGATCGCCGTACCCCCGCTGTCGAACACGCTGCTCTCGCTGGTCAAGGACACCTCGCTGGTCTCCGTGGTGCTGGTGCCCGAGCTGTTCCGCGAGGCGCAGCTGGCGGCCTCGCTCAGCACGGAGTACCTCCCGCTCTACGCCCTCGCGGCGCTGTACTACTGGGTGATCTGCTTCCTCATCAGCCTCGCGCAGGGACCGCTGGAACGACGACTGGGCAGGTACGTCAGATGA
- a CDS encoding SRPBCC family protein, giving the protein MPHVTAETWVPVPPETAFAVSQTTGEIRLLWDPFIRAQRLIDADRPGAGVHTWTHARVGPKMVSRYVSYRPPTSVGMTMEQGPWFFATFGGGWRFTPEERDGVAGTRTVWKYTWAGKPAWLAPVADRVGSWLLGREIRARIAAFARACEDPRVLAAVTGT; this is encoded by the coding sequence GTGCCACACGTGACTGCCGAGACCTGGGTGCCGGTCCCCCCCGAGACCGCGTTCGCCGTCTCGCAGACCACCGGCGAGATCCGGCTGCTCTGGGACCCCTTCATCCGCGCGCAGCGGCTGATCGACGCCGACCGACCCGGCGCCGGCGTGCACACCTGGACCCACGCGCGGGTCGGCCCGAAGATGGTCAGCCGCTACGTCTCCTACCGCCCGCCCACCTCGGTCGGCATGACGATGGAGCAGGGGCCGTGGTTCTTCGCGACCTTCGGCGGCGGCTGGCGGTTCACGCCCGAGGAGCGCGACGGCGTCGCCGGCACCCGCACCGTCTGGAAGTACACCTGGGCGGGCAAGCCGGCCTGGCTCGCCCCGGTCGCCGACCGGGTCGGGAGCTGGCTGCTCGGCCGCGAGATCCGCGCCCGCATCGCCGCCTTCGCCCGCGCCTGCGAGGACCCGCGGGTGCTCGCCGCCGTCACGGGTACCTGA
- a CDS encoding D-arabinono-1,4-lactone oxidase, translated as MLTNWSGNHAYRAARVLRPASVEELAEAVAGAGHVHALGSRHSFTDVADAGHTADTGGTLVATDALPEVIVVDPGARQVRVSGGTTYGRLAEVLHEGGWALATMASLPHISVAGAIATGTHGSGDRTGSLAAAVAGLEQVDADGDLRVVRRGEADFDGQVVALGALGVTTHVTLDVEPTYDVRQDLYTDLPWEVAAANLDAITGGAQSVSLFTDWASGRVAQVWLKSRGTEPPAQLHGALHGAQPATATLHMLSGADAAAVTAQGGVPGPWHERLPHFRMAFTPSRGEELQSEYLVPRGRALDAVDALRGLAESFAPLLQVAEVRTVAADPLWLSGASGVDVVAFHFTWVRDVAAVRAVLPAIEDALLPLGGRPHWGKVFLATAEELRPLYPRFEDFRALAERLDPAGRFRNAFLARHLDLA; from the coding sequence GTGCTCACCAACTGGTCCGGCAACCACGCCTACCGCGCCGCGCGCGTGCTCCGCCCCGCCTCCGTCGAGGAGCTGGCCGAGGCCGTGGCCGGGGCGGGCCACGTGCACGCCCTGGGCTCGCGGCACTCCTTCACCGACGTCGCCGACGCCGGCCACACCGCCGACACCGGCGGGACGCTCGTCGCGACCGACGCGCTGCCGGAGGTGATCGTGGTCGACCCCGGCGCCCGGCAGGTGCGGGTCTCGGGCGGTACGACGTACGGCCGGCTCGCGGAGGTGCTGCACGAGGGCGGGTGGGCGCTGGCGACGATGGCCTCGCTCCCGCACATCTCGGTGGCCGGCGCGATCGCCACCGGCACCCACGGGTCGGGGGACCGCACCGGCTCGCTGGCCGCGGCGGTCGCGGGCCTCGAGCAGGTCGACGCCGACGGCGACCTGCGCGTCGTACGCCGCGGCGAGGCGGACTTCGACGGCCAGGTGGTGGCGCTCGGCGCCCTCGGGGTCACGACCCACGTCACCCTCGACGTGGAGCCGACGTACGACGTGCGCCAGGACCTCTACACCGACCTGCCCTGGGAGGTCGCGGCGGCGAACCTGGACGCGATCACCGGCGGTGCGCAGAGCGTCAGCCTGTTCACCGACTGGGCGAGCGGCCGGGTGGCGCAGGTGTGGCTGAAGAGCCGCGGCACCGAGCCGCCCGCCCAGCTGCACGGAGCGCTGCACGGAGCGCAGCCCGCGACCGCGACCCTGCACATGCTCTCCGGCGCCGACGCGGCGGCGGTCACCGCGCAGGGCGGGGTCCCCGGGCCGTGGCACGAGCGGCTGCCGCACTTCCGGATGGCGTTCACGCCGAGCCGCGGCGAGGAGCTGCAGAGCGAGTACCTCGTGCCCCGCGGCCGCGCCCTCGACGCGGTCGACGCGCTCCGGGGTCTGGCGGAGAGCTTCGCGCCGCTGCTGCAGGTCGCCGAGGTCCGCACCGTGGCTGCCGACCCGCTCTGGCTCAGCGGCGCGTCGGGCGTCGACGTGGTCGCGTTCCACTTCACCTGGGTCCGCGACGTCGCCGCCGTCCGCGCCGTGCTGCCGGCGATCGAGGACGCGCTGCTGCCGCTCGGCGGCCGGCCGCACTGGGGGAAGGTCTTCCTCGCCACCGCGGAGGAGCTGCGGCCGCTCTACCCGCGCTTCGAGGACTTCCGCGCCCTGGCCGAGCGGCTGGACCCCGCCGGCAGGTTCCGCAACGCGTTCCTCGCCCGGCACCTCGACCTCGCGTAG
- a CDS encoding glutathione peroxidase, producing the protein MEPTTPTLTDFEARSIEGQDVDLAAYAGQVVLVVNTASQCGFTPQYQGLQELQDRFGESGFAVLGFPCDQFGGQEPGSDEEISGFCERRFGVTFPLFSKVEVNGDGAHPLFQWLKSERGGLLGDRIKWNFTKFLIGRDGTVLARYAPTTKPEKLAADIEKALA; encoded by the coding sequence ATGGAACCCACCACCCCCACGCTCACGGACTTCGAGGCCCGCTCGATCGAGGGCCAGGACGTCGACCTCGCGGCGTACGCCGGCCAGGTCGTCCTGGTCGTCAACACCGCGTCGCAGTGCGGCTTCACGCCGCAGTACCAGGGGCTGCAGGAGCTGCAGGACCGGTTCGGCGAGAGCGGCTTCGCGGTGCTGGGGTTCCCGTGCGACCAGTTCGGCGGCCAGGAGCCGGGCAGCGACGAGGAGATCTCGGGGTTCTGCGAGCGCCGGTTCGGCGTCACCTTCCCGCTGTTCTCCAAGGTCGAGGTGAACGGCGACGGCGCGCACCCGCTCTTCCAGTGGCTCAAGTCCGAGCGGGGCGGGCTGCTCGGCGACCGGATCAAGTGGAACTTCACCAAGTTCCTCATCGGCCGTGACGGCACGGTGCTCGCGCGGTACGCGCCGACCACGAAGCCGGAGAAGCTCGCCGCCGACATCGAGAAGGCGCTGGCGTGA
- a CDS encoding SRPBCC family protein — translation MTRFSASTTAEAVVPAPRQRIWDLLVDPAKIAEMTPFLESVVADGEHWRWEMSGLDVLGLKVAPSFTERMVFEDRARIEFHHDPPAGTTERSGVAGWYALADADDGGTHLATSLEISLDLPLPRLSAPAVTSTMRGVMATMGDRFAANLLRELGVGPLAG, via the coding sequence GTGACCCGGTTCTCCGCCTCGACCACGGCGGAGGCCGTCGTACCCGCTCCGCGGCAGCGGATCTGGGACCTGCTCGTCGACCCCGCCAAGATCGCGGAGATGACGCCGTTCCTCGAGTCCGTGGTGGCCGACGGTGAGCACTGGCGCTGGGAGATGTCCGGCCTGGACGTCCTCGGCCTGAAGGTGGCGCCGTCGTTCACCGAGCGGATGGTCTTCGAGGACCGCGCGCGGATCGAGTTCCACCACGACCCGCCCGCCGGCACCACCGAGCGCTCGGGCGTGGCGGGCTGGTACGCGCTCGCGGACGCCGACGACGGCGGCACCCACCTCGCCACCAGCCTCGAGATCTCCCTCGACCTGCCCCTGCCGCGACTCTCCGCCCCCGCCGTCACCTCCACCATGCGCGGCGTGATGGCCACCATGGGCGACCGGTTCGCTGCCAACCTGCTGCGGGAGCTCGGGGTCGGCCCGTTGGCGGGGTAG